One window of Rhodothermales bacterium genomic DNA carries:
- a CDS encoding ring-cleaving dioxygenase, translating to MPLPISGLHHVSAIAGPPQSNVDFYVGVLGLCLVKRTVNFDDPSAYHLYYGDATGRPGTAMTTFPWPNAVPGRAGAGMTAATAFSVPADALDFWMGRFADRALDFDAPTERFGEAVLAFADPDGLPLELVAHDAAPDAIPDAHAIRGFHSVTLALADPTPTARVLTDVFGWDDGGEEGGRLRFRAPDGGPASVVDLVQTDERGRPGAGTVHHVAFRARDDDEQRAWRDALRTAGLHPTEVKDRQYFRSIYCREPGGVLFEIATDGPGFTTDEAAADLGTALKLPPWLESRRDAIAQRLPPLTLPTSR from the coding sequence ATGCCTCTCCCCATCTCCGGTCTTCACCACGTCAGCGCGATCGCCGGCCCGCCGCAGTCCAACGTCGATTTCTACGTCGGCGTGCTCGGCCTCTGCCTCGTCAAGCGGACGGTCAATTTCGACGATCCCAGCGCGTATCACCTCTACTACGGCGATGCGACCGGTCGCCCCGGCACGGCGATGACGACGTTCCCGTGGCCGAACGCTGTGCCCGGCCGCGCTGGCGCGGGGATGACGGCCGCGACGGCGTTCTCCGTCCCCGCCGATGCGCTCGATTTCTGGATGGGTCGCTTCGCCGACCGCGCGCTCGACTTCGACGCGCCGACGGAGCGCTTCGGCGAGGCCGTGCTCGCGTTCGCCGACCCCGACGGGTTGCCGCTCGAACTCGTCGCCCACGACGCGGCGCCCGATGCGATCCCGGACGCGCACGCGATCCGCGGCTTCCACAGCGTCACGCTCGCGCTCGCCGACCCGACGCCGACAGCACGCGTACTGACCGACGTATTCGGGTGGGACGACGGGGGCGAGGAGGGCGGACGGCTCCGCTTCCGCGCACCCGACGGCGGCCCGGCGAGCGTCGTCGACCTCGTGCAGACGGATGAGCGCGGGCGGCCCGGCGCCGGGACCGTCCACCACGTCGCCTTCCGCGCCCGCGACGACGACGAGCAGCGCGCGTGGCGCGACGCACTCCGCACCGCCGGGCTGCACCCGACCGAGGTGAAGGACCGCCAGTATTTTCGCTCCATCTATTGCCGCGAGCCCGGCGGCGTCCTCTTCGAGATCGCCACCGACGGGCCAGGCTTCACCACCGACGAGGCGGCCGCCGACCTCGGCACCGCGCTGAAGCTGCCGCCGTGGCTCGAATCCCGCCGCGACGCCATCGCGCAGCGGCTCCCCCCTCTCACCCTTCCGACTTCCCGATGA
- a CDS encoding 2TM domain-containing protein, giving the protein MTESEAKKQVRDEKEFYGHLASYLVFNTLFIGMSLFSGGYWFIFPLLGWGIGLVSHAARVFGLPGKGGDWERRRLQELLGQEETQASLDALRTQLRALERGEQVGTTETPDVARLLRRIENLEAIVTSRDWDLLDDEYRAPSLSLDEPAALDEPADGAAHTERIARRVR; this is encoded by the coding sequence ATGACTGAGTCCGAAGCCAAAAAGCAAGTTCGCGACGAAAAGGAGTTCTACGGGCACCTCGCGTCGTACCTCGTCTTCAACACGCTCTTTATCGGGATGAGCCTGTTCTCGGGCGGCTACTGGTTCATCTTCCCCCTGCTCGGCTGGGGCATCGGGCTCGTCAGCCACGCCGCGCGCGTGTTCGGCCTGCCGGGGAAAGGCGGCGACTGGGAGCGGCGGCGCCTGCAGGAACTGCTCGGGCAGGAGGAGACGCAAGCGAGCCTCGACGCGCTCCGCACCCAACTGCGCGCGCTCGAACGCGGCGAGCAGGTCGGCACCACGGAGACGCCCGACGTCGCCCGGCTCCTCCGCCGGATCGAGAACCTCGAAGCCATCGTCACGAGCCGCGACTGGGATCTGCTCGACGACGAATACCGCGCCCCGAGCCTCAGCCTCGACGAACCCGCTGCGCTCGATGAGCCGGCGGACGGCGCGGCGCACACCGAGCGCATCGCCCGCCGCGTGCGCTAG
- the pdxH gene encoding pyridoxamine 5'-phosphate oxidase — MPTANVADLRRTYTLADLSEQGADADPLRFFERWFDEAVSAEVREPNAMTLATLGADGQPAARIVLLKGVDAEGFVFYTNYESRKARELEAHPRAALVFWWEALERQVRIEGTVGRVDAAESDAYFASRPRGSRLGAWASDQSRPIADRAVLEEKLAEVEAAYPGDAVPRPPHWGGYRLTPTLFEFWQGRASRLHDRLEYTPGPDGWTIRRLAP, encoded by the coding sequence ATGCCCACCGCCAACGTCGCCGACCTCCGCCGCACCTACACCCTCGCCGACCTCTCCGAACAGGGCGCCGACGCCGACCCGCTCCGCTTTTTCGAGCGGTGGTTCGACGAGGCGGTCAGCGCCGAGGTCCGCGAGCCGAACGCGATGACGCTCGCGACGCTCGGCGCGGATGGGCAGCCGGCGGCGCGGATCGTCCTGCTCAAAGGGGTGGACGCGGAGGGGTTCGTGTTCTACACCAACTACGAGAGCCGGAAGGCGCGCGAGCTGGAGGCGCACCCCCGCGCCGCGCTCGTGTTCTGGTGGGAAGCGCTGGAACGGCAGGTCCGCATCGAGGGGACTGTCGGAAGAGTGGACGCGGCGGAGTCCGACGCGTACTTCGCGAGCCGGCCGCGCGGCAGCCGGCTCGGGGCGTGGGCTTCGGACCAGAGCCGGCCCATCGCCGACCGCGCGGTGCTGGAGGAGAAGCTGGCCGAGGTCGAAGCGGCGTACCCCGGCGATGCCGTCCCGCGCCCGCCGCACTGGGGCGGCTATCGGCTGACACCGACGCTCTTCGAGTTCTGGCAGGGCCGCGCGAGCCGGCTCCACGACCGGCTCGAATACACGCCCGGCCCCGACGGCTGGACGATCCGCCGGCTGGCGCCGTAG
- a CDS encoding diacylglycerol kinase family protein, producing the protein MKARLILNPNAGSADAADALRLAIHAESDVELCDCEAPGHGRELAADAVEQGYDLVIAAGGDGTVNEVINGLARDFGAAAFGVVPLGTGNDLARTLALPNDPVLAFHLALRGERRALDLIRVESGDETVYAANVCAGGFTGDLDAAMTDELKATWGPLSYLIGTVKALPDLSEYETLVAWDGTDLEEVDAFNVVVANGRTAGGGRPAAPRANPEDGLLDVVIVKECTAVELAGLAARALAGDYLDSEHVVYRRARRLRVESTPGMWFNLDGEMHTNEPITFEVVPGALRVAVGPSYSPEPEG; encoded by the coding sequence ATGAAGGCCCGCCTCATCCTCAACCCCAACGCGGGGAGCGCCGACGCCGCCGACGCCCTCCGCCTCGCCATCCACGCCGAATCCGACGTCGAGCTGTGCGACTGCGAGGCACCAGGCCACGGGCGCGAACTCGCCGCTGACGCCGTCGAGCAGGGCTACGACCTCGTCATCGCGGCCGGCGGTGACGGGACGGTGAACGAAGTCATCAACGGCCTAGCCCGCGACTTCGGCGCGGCTGCGTTCGGCGTCGTCCCGCTCGGGACGGGGAACGACCTCGCCCGCACGCTCGCCCTCCCCAACGATCCCGTCCTCGCGTTCCACCTCGCGCTCCGCGGCGAGCGCCGCGCCCTCGACCTCATCCGCGTCGAGAGCGGGGACGAGACGGTGTACGCCGCGAACGTCTGCGCCGGCGGCTTCACCGGCGACCTCGACGCGGCGATGACGGACGAACTGAAGGCGACGTGGGGCCCGCTCTCGTACCTCATCGGCACCGTGAAAGCCCTCCCCGACCTCTCCGAGTACGAAACGCTCGTCGCGTGGGACGGCACTGATCTGGAGGAGGTGGACGCCTTCAACGTCGTCGTCGCGAACGGGCGGACGGCGGGGGGCGGTCGGCCGGCCGCGCCGCGCGCGAATCCCGAGGACGGCCTGCTCGACGTGGTGATCGTGAAGGAGTGCACGGCGGTCGAGCTCGCGGGCCTCGCCGCCCGCGCCCTCGCCGGCGACTACCTCGACAGCGAGCACGTCGTCTACCGCCGCGCCCGCCGCCTCCGCGTCGAGTCCACGCCCGGCATGTGGTTCAACCTCGACGGCGAGATGCACACGAACGAGCCGATCACGTTCGAGGTCGTCCCCGGCGCGCTCCGTGTGGCGGTGGGGCCGAGCTATTCGCCGGAGCCGGAGGGCTAG
- the ugpC gene encoding sn-glycerol-3-phosphate ABC transporter ATP-binding protein UgpC → MARVELEHVRKVYPNGYEAVHGASFSVEDGEFVVFVGPSGCGKSTLLRMIAGLEEITSGALTIGDRVVADGATSLAPKDRDVAMVFQNYALYPHLTVRDNMAFGLKIRKFPKAEIEERVAEAARILGLEAVLDRKPGLLSGGQRQRVAVGRAIVRKPAVFLFDEPLSNLDAKLRVQMRTEISKLHSALAATMIYVTHDQVEAMTMGDRIVVLKDGEVQQIDTPLALYAHPVNRFVAGFIGSPAMNFIEGRITSDGGALAFVAEADALRLPLTDRYVARLAGYAGRPVTLGVRPEDVDVAAADSAAASRWTVDVLEPMGNEVVVYAHAGPHTVVARVAPQVLPEPGKALDLALDAGKLHFFDAETEQALTESTETQAV, encoded by the coding sequence ATGGCCCGCGTCGAACTCGAGCACGTTCGCAAAGTCTACCCCAACGGCTACGAGGCCGTCCACGGCGCTTCGTTCTCCGTCGAGGACGGGGAGTTCGTCGTGTTCGTCGGCCCCTCCGGCTGCGGGAAATCGACGCTGCTGCGGATGATCGCGGGGCTCGAAGAGATCACGAGCGGGGCGCTCACGATCGGCGACCGCGTCGTCGCCGACGGCGCGACCTCCCTCGCGCCGAAGGACCGCGACGTCGCGATGGTCTTCCAGAACTACGCGCTCTACCCCCACCTCACCGTCCGCGACAACATGGCGTTCGGGCTGAAGATCCGCAAGTTTCCCAAGGCCGAGATCGAAGAGCGCGTGGCCGAGGCCGCCCGCATCCTCGGGCTCGAAGCTGTGCTCGACCGGAAGCCGGGGCTCCTCTCGGGCGGGCAGCGGCAGCGCGTCGCCGTCGGCCGCGCCATCGTGCGGAAGCCCGCCGTCTTCCTCTTCGACGAGCCGCTCTCCAACCTCGACGCCAAACTCCGCGTCCAGATGCGGACGGAGATCTCGAAGCTCCACAGCGCCCTCGCGGCGACGATGATCTACGTCACGCACGACCAGGTCGAGGCGATGACGATGGGCGACCGGATCGTCGTGCTGAAGGACGGCGAGGTCCAGCAGATCGACACCCCGCTCGCGCTCTACGCCCACCCCGTGAACCGCTTCGTCGCCGGGTTCATCGGGAGCCCGGCGATGAACTTCATCGAGGGCCGGATCACGAGCGACGGCGGCGCGCTCGCCTTCGTCGCCGAGGCCGACGCGCTGCGGCTCCCGCTCACAGATCGCTACGTCGCCCGGCTCGCGGGCTATGCCGGACGCCCGGTCACGCTCGGCGTCCGACCCGAAGACGTGGATGTTGCTGCAGCCGACAGCGCTGCCGCGAGCCGGTGGACCGTCGATGTGCTGGAGCCGATGGGGAACGAGGTCGTGGTCTACGCCCACGCCGGGCCGCACACCGTCGTCGCGCGCGTGGCGCCGCAGGTGCTACCGGAACCGGGGAAGGCGCTCGACCTCGCGCTCGACGCGGGCAAGCTGCACTTCTTCGACGCCGAGACCGAGCAGGCGCTGACTGAGAGTACCGAAACGCAGGCCGTCTAG
- a CDS encoding sugar ABC transporter permease gives MLEAKDTVAGLEARERSKEKMARQTDPVAPASRLSETWRHRIFLWSLLGPTVLIVLSVVAYPFFYNVVLSLSNMNIYHIRDWDVIGLQQYAAVFTEAAFWSVFFKTIVWTVVNIVFHVGLGVFLAVILNKTFIVGKPAWRVLLILPWALPQYITALTWRGMFNYEYGAINLFLSGAFGMDPIAWLTSPFEAFVAVILTNIWLGFPFMMVVALGGLQSIPGELYEAADVDGASEWRKFWSITVPLLKPVMIPAITLGVVWTFNNINVVWLVSNGGEPNDQTHILVSYVYEAAFQMYRFGWAAALSMVIFAVLFVFTQVLLKRTNATEAAY, from the coding sequence ATGCTCGAAGCGAAAGACACCGTGGCGGGGCTCGAAGCCCGCGAGCGCTCGAAGGAAAAGATGGCCCGGCAGACGGACCCCGTCGCCCCCGCCTCCCGCCTGAGCGAGACGTGGCGGCACCGGATCTTCCTCTGGTCCCTCCTAGGGCCGACCGTCCTCATCGTGCTCTCCGTCGTGGCGTACCCGTTCTTCTACAACGTGGTGCTCTCGCTCTCGAACATGAACATCTACCACATCCGCGACTGGGATGTGATCGGGCTTCAGCAGTACGCCGCCGTCTTCACCGAGGCCGCATTCTGGAGCGTGTTTTTCAAGACCATCGTGTGGACGGTGGTCAACATCGTCTTCCACGTCGGGCTCGGCGTGTTCCTCGCCGTGATCCTGAACAAGACGTTCATCGTCGGGAAGCCGGCCTGGCGGGTGCTGCTGATCCTGCCGTGGGCGCTCCCGCAGTACATCACCGCGCTGACGTGGCGGGGCATGTTCAACTACGAGTACGGCGCCATCAACCTGTTCCTCTCGGGTGCCTTCGGGATGGACCCGATCGCGTGGCTGACGAGCCCGTTCGAGGCGTTCGTCGCCGTCATCCTCACGAACATCTGGCTCGGCTTCCCCTTCATGATGGTCGTCGCGCTCGGCGGCCTGCAGTCGATCCCCGGCGAGCTGTACGAGGCGGCGGACGTGGACGGCGCGAGCGAGTGGCGGAAGTTCTGGAGCATCACCGTGCCGCTCCTCAAGCCGGTGATGATCCCGGCCATCACACTCGGCGTGGTGTGGACGTTCAACAACATCAACGTCGTCTGGCTCGTCTCGAACGGCGGCGAGCCCAACGACCAGACGCACATCCTCGTGAGCTACGTCTACGAGGCGGCCTTCCAGATGTACCGCTTCGGTTGGGCCGCCGCGCTCTCGATGGTGATCTTCGCCGTGCTCTTCGTCTTCACCCAGGTCCTGCTCAAGCGGACGAACGCCACGGAGGCAGCGTATTAG
- a CDS encoding phage holin family protein — protein MNLLLRWLVGALALLLVAYLLPGIAVANFFPAAVVAALVLGLVNAFIRPLVKLLTLPLTCLTLGLFSLVINAALFWAVAAFVDGFAVEGAVAALLGSLAYSLVTAAASAVLK, from the coding sequence ATGAATCTGCTGCTCCGCTGGCTCGTCGGCGCGCTCGCGCTCCTGCTCGTCGCCTACCTCCTGCCCGGCATCGCCGTGGCGAACTTCTTCCCGGCAGCCGTCGTGGCGGCCCTCGTGCTCGGGCTCGTCAATGCGTTCATCCGCCCGCTCGTGAAGCTGCTCACGCTGCCGCTGACGTGCCTCACGCTCGGGCTGTTCTCGCTCGTGATCAACGCCGCGCTGTTCTGGGCCGTGGCAGCGTTCGTCGACGGGTTCGCCGTCGAGGGGGCCGTGGCGGCGCTCCTCGGCTCCCTCGCCTACAGCCTCGTAACGGCGGCGGCGAGCGCCGTGCTGAAATGA
- a CDS encoding OmpA family protein: protein MRIRFSPFLLAALALLLCASPAQAQFWDKVKDAAKRGAERAAERETAERADRAVTNVFEAGDDAVACVVGDDACVRQAQEEGREVVVVDRDGEPLPADAQPAAAPASPAPAASPAASPAAAPGDGVWANYDFVPGDRTLFYDDFARDRVGDFPRRLEFRNGSMEVVEWENGRALRAKTTGAFDVVLSETLPERFTLEFDYVASDFTNDFQIQIVDGAGEPLGRNYVQVDPYGGVGIESFERGGVSSVQEDRRLDTQMLPIRVAADGSYVKVYVGEERVANIPNADLGRSDRIRFALTDVREEPIYFSNLRVAAGGREILYDRLIADGRVATHGVLFDTGSDRIKPESTPTLDDIAETLRQYGDLRLRIEGHTDNAGSADANRQLSERRAAAVRDYLVQREGIDASRLESAGLGQTAPAADNATPEGRQTNRRVELVVL from the coding sequence ATGCGTATCCGCTTCTCTCCGTTCCTCCTCGCCGCCCTCGCGCTGCTGCTCTGTGCCTCGCCGGCGCAGGCGCAGTTCTGGGACAAAGTCAAAGACGCCGCCAAGCGCGGGGCCGAACGCGCCGCCGAACGCGAGACCGCCGAGCGCGCGGACCGCGCCGTGACGAACGTGTTCGAAGCCGGCGACGACGCCGTCGCCTGCGTGGTCGGCGACGACGCCTGCGTCCGGCAGGCGCAGGAGGAGGGGCGCGAGGTCGTCGTCGTGGACCGTGACGGCGAGCCGCTCCCGGCCGATGCGCAGCCCGCCGCCGCTCCCGCTTCGCCCGCACCTGCCGCGAGTCCTGCCGCGAGTCCTGCTGCTGCACCCGGCGACGGCGTGTGGGCCAACTACGACTTCGTCCCCGGCGACCGCACCCTCTTCTACGACGACTTCGCCCGCGACCGCGTCGGCGATTTTCCGCGCCGGCTGGAGTTCCGCAACGGGTCGATGGAGGTCGTCGAGTGGGAGAACGGCCGCGCGCTCCGGGCCAAGACGACGGGCGCCTTCGATGTCGTCCTGTCCGAGACGCTGCCCGAGCGGTTCACACTCGAGTTCGACTACGTCGCCTCCGACTTCACGAACGACTTCCAGATCCAGATCGTGGACGGCGCGGGCGAGCCGCTCGGTCGCAACTACGTGCAGGTGGACCCCTACGGCGGCGTCGGCATCGAGTCGTTCGAGCGCGGCGGGGTCTCGTCGGTGCAGGAGGATCGGCGGCTCGACACACAGATGCTCCCGATCCGCGTCGCGGCCGACGGGTCGTACGTGAAGGTGTACGTCGGCGAGGAGCGCGTTGCGAACATCCCCAACGCCGACCTCGGCCGCAGCGACCGGATCCGGTTCGCGCTCACCGACGTGCGCGAGGAGCCCATCTACTTCAGCAACCTCCGCGTCGCCGCCGGGGGCCGCGAGATCCTCTACGACCGGCTCATCGCCGACGGCCGCGTGGCGACGCACGGCGTGCTCTTCGACACCGGTAGCGACCGGATCAAGCCGGAGTCCACCCCGACGCTCGACGACATCGCCGAGACGCTCCGGCAATACGGCGACCTCCGCCTCCGCATCGAGGGCCACACCGACAATGCTGGCTCGGCCGACGCCAACCGGCAGCTCTCCGAGCGCCGCGCCGCCGCCGTCCGCGACTACCTCGTGCAGCGCGAAGGCATCGACGCGAGCCGGCTCGAATCGGCCGGGCTCGGCCAGACCGCGCCCGCCGCCGACAACGCCACGCCGGAGGGCCGGCAGACGAACCGCCGCGTCGAACTCGTCGTCTTATAA
- a CDS encoding carbohydrate ABC transporter permease, translating into MARLDSKSLLGRIGPYAVLTLFAFIAVYPITRIITVSLRPGDQLLSTSLAFIPDGATLDNYRVLLFETPFLRWMMNSLIVSFVVTVTGVALASTAGYAISRYKFMGRGSMLSGLLITQMFPATMLLLPLYVVLINLQLLNSYLGIIVIYSATALPFCVWQMKGYYDTIPIALEEAARIDGCTPWQAFRRVIFPLAAPALVITALFSFMTAWNEYVVANVVLQDTDMFTLPLGLKMFQGDMTTQWGLYAAGALLVSIPVVGLFLALSRYLISGLTLGAVKG; encoded by the coding sequence ATGGCCCGACTCGACTCGAAATCCCTGCTCGGACGCATTGGCCCGTACGCCGTGCTCACGCTCTTCGCGTTCATCGCGGTCTACCCGATCACGCGGATCATCACCGTCAGCCTCCGCCCCGGCGACCAGCTCCTCTCGACCTCGCTCGCGTTCATCCCCGACGGCGCGACGCTCGACAACTACCGCGTGCTCCTCTTCGAGACGCCGTTCCTGCGGTGGATGATGAACTCGCTCATCGTCTCGTTCGTCGTCACCGTGACCGGCGTCGCGCTCGCCTCGACGGCGGGCTACGCCATCAGCCGGTACAAATTCATGGGCCGCGGCTCGATGCTCAGCGGCCTGCTCATCACGCAGATGTTTCCGGCGACGATGTTGCTGCTGCCGCTCTACGTCGTGCTCATCAACCTCCAGTTGCTGAACTCGTACCTCGGCATCATCGTGATCTATTCGGCGACGGCCCTGCCGTTCTGCGTGTGGCAGATGAAGGGGTACTACGACACGATCCCGATCGCGCTCGAAGAGGCGGCGCGCATCGACGGGTGCACGCCGTGGCAGGCGTTCCGCCGCGTGATCTTCCCGCTCGCCGCGCCCGCCCTCGTCATCACCGCGCTCTTCTCGTTCATGACGGCGTGGAATGAGTACGTCGTCGCGAACGTCGTCTTGCAAGACACGGACATGTTCACGCTCCCGCTCGGGCTCAAGATGTTTCAGGGCGACATGACGACGCAGTGGGGGCTCTACGCCGCCGGCGCGCTCCTCGTCTCGATCCCCGTCGTCGGCCTCTTCCTCGCGCTCAGCCGCTACCTTATCTCCGGCCTCACGCTCGGCGCCGTCAAGGGATGA
- a CDS encoding DUF971 domain-containing protein: MSDPRTTPTQIAVDHADQSLTITWADGHTSVYSYEGLRRACPCVECRGGHGKMADPVDPVVWDLPSLQTYELKRVVPAGNYAVQFEWGDGHVHGIWSWTYLRSLR, encoded by the coding sequence ATGAGCGACCCCCGCACGACTCCCACGCAGATCGCCGTCGATCACGCCGACCAATCCCTCACAATCACGTGGGCTGACGGTCACACCTCCGTGTATTCGTACGAGGGTCTGCGCCGCGCGTGCCCGTGCGTGGAATGCCGCGGCGGCCACGGCAAGATGGCCGACCCCGTCGACCCCGTCGTGTGGGACCTCCCGAGCCTCCAGACCTACGAACTCAAGAGGGTCGTGCCAGCAGGCAACTACGCCGTGCAATTCGAGTGGGGCGACGGGCACGTCCACGGTATCTGGTCGTGGACGTACCTCCGCTCGCTCCGGTAA
- a CDS encoding dienelactone hydrolase family protein: MSPNDPHADPLVRTVGAPFERARAAVIILHGRGDSADGILGLAEEFAQPDVAYVAPQAADQQWYPYSFLAPLSRNEPYLSSALRVVGRMVEEVEAAGIPPERTVLMGFSQGACLASEFAARNPRRYGGVVALSGGLIGNEQLQAVDPPADKVLDYEGDLAGTPVFLGCSDVDAHIPLVRVEHSAEALEKMGADVTLRIYPGMGHTVNDDEIRFVRGLLARVQEAA; this comes from the coding sequence ATGAGCCCCAACGACCCGCACGCCGACCCCCTCGTTCGCACCGTCGGAGCCCCGTTCGAGCGCGCCCGCGCCGCCGTGATCATCCTCCACGGGCGCGGCGACTCGGCCGACGGGATTCTCGGGCTCGCCGAGGAGTTCGCGCAGCCGGACGTGGCGTACGTCGCGCCACAGGCGGCGGACCAGCAGTGGTATCCGTACTCGTTCCTCGCGCCGCTCTCCCGCAACGAGCCGTACCTCTCGTCTGCGCTCCGGGTCGTCGGGCGGATGGTGGAGGAGGTCGAAGCGGCGGGCATCCCGCCGGAGCGGACCGTGCTGATGGGCTTCTCGCAGGGGGCCTGCCTCGCGAGCGAGTTCGCGGCGCGGAATCCCCGGCGCTACGGCGGGGTCGTCGCGCTCAGCGGCGGGCTGATCGGGAACGAGCAGCTGCAAGCTGTCGACCCGCCCGCCGACAAGGTGCTGGATTACGAGGGCGATCTCGCCGGCACGCCCGTTTTCCTCGGGTGCAGCGACGTGGACGCCCACATCCCGCTCGTCCGCGTCGAGCACTCCGCCGAGGCGCTGGAGAAGATGGGCGCCGACGTGACGCTGCGGATCTACCCCGGCATGGGCCACACCGTCAACGACGACGAGATCCGGTTCGTCCGCGGCCTCCTCGCTCGTGTGCAAGAGGCCGCGTAG
- a CDS encoding DUF5996 family protein: MNTSPWPTLPPLADWQDTCSTLHLWTQVVGKVRLALGADLNHCWGVALYVTPRGLTTSAMPFATGSVQIDFDFVDHALRVETSEGKRASFALEPMSVAAFYRRTMDALREVGVEVQIWPVPVELPEVIPFEDDTEHASYDADAVHVFWRALVQADRVFTDFRARFVGKSSPSHFFWGAFDLAVTRFSGRTAPQHPGGYPNIADRVMHEAYSHEVASAGFWPGSGLGEAAFYAYAYPTPDGFADRAVEPDAAYFYPDLGEFVLPYEAVRTAPDPDAALLAFLQSTYEAAADLADWDRAALER; the protein is encoded by the coding sequence ATGAACACGTCGCCGTGGCCCACGCTCCCGCCGCTCGCCGACTGGCAGGACACCTGCTCGACGCTCCACCTCTGGACGCAGGTTGTCGGCAAAGTCCGGCTCGCACTCGGGGCCGACCTGAATCACTGCTGGGGCGTCGCGCTCTACGTCACTCCGCGCGGGCTGACGACCTCGGCGATGCCGTTCGCGACGGGCAGCGTGCAGATCGACTTCGACTTCGTCGATCACGCGCTTCGCGTCGAGACGTCGGAGGGCAAGCGAGCGTCGTTCGCGCTCGAACCGATGTCGGTGGCGGCGTTCTATCGCCGGACGATGGACGCGCTCCGCGAGGTCGGCGTCGAGGTCCAGATCTGGCCCGTGCCCGTCGAACTGCCGGAGGTGATCCCGTTCGAAGACGACACCGAGCACGCGAGCTACGACGCCGATGCCGTCCACGTTTTCTGGCGCGCGCTCGTGCAAGCGGACCGCGTATTCACCGACTTCCGCGCGCGGTTCGTCGGCAAGTCGAGCCCGTCGCACTTTTTCTGGGGCGCATTCGATCTCGCCGTGACACGGTTCTCGGGGCGGACGGCGCCGCAGCACCCCGGCGGCTACCCCAACATCGCCGACCGGGTGATGCACGAGGCGTATTCGCACGAAGTGGCGAGTGCCGGCTTCTGGCCGGGGTCGGGACTCGGCGAGGCCGCGTTCTACGCCTACGCATACCCCACGCCCGACGGGTTTGCCGACCGCGCCGTCGAGCCCGACGCCGCGTACTTCTACCCCGACCTCGGCGAGTTCGTCCTGCCGTACGAGGCCGTGCGGACGGCGCCTGACCCCGACGCCGCGTTGCTGGCGTTTCTGCAGAGCACGTACGAAGCCGCTGCCGACCTCGCCGACTGGGACCGCGCCGCGCTCGAACGCTAG